One stretch of Arachis hypogaea cultivar Tifrunner chromosome 20, arahy.Tifrunner.gnm2.J5K5, whole genome shotgun sequence DNA includes these proteins:
- the LOC112734998 gene encoding nodulin-26: protein MGEYSSRSGDVEEAAGGGGTCKTSKYFLLFQKMVAELVGTYFLIFTGCAAIAVNNDYGKQITLLGIATVWGLVVMVIVYSVGHVSGAHLNPAVTIAFASITKFPLTQVPAYIAAELLGAILASGTVRLVFSGKHLEVQFTGTLPSGSNIQSFVIEFILTFFLMFVICAVATDSRAVGTLAGVAIGSTILINVLIAAQVSGASMNPARSLGPAFVHHEYRGIWIYLLSPTIGAVAGAWVYNILREKKEKPIIHLTKNASFN from the exons ATGGGTGAGTATTCATCAAGAAGCGGTGATGTTGAGGAAGCAGCAGGaggaggtggtacctgcaaaacaAGCAAATATTTTCTTCTGTTTCAGAAG ATGGTGGCGGAGTTGGTGGGGACCTATTTCTTGATATTTACAGGGTGCGCAGCGATTGCGGTGAACAACGACTACGGGAAGCAAATAACGCTTCTTGGAATTGCAACTGTTTGGGGATTGGTTGTCATGGTCATCGTTTACTCCGTTGGTCATGTCTCTGGGGCCCATCTCAACCCTGCTGTAACTATTGCTTTTGCCTCCATCACAAAGTTTCCACTCACTCAG GTACCGGCTTATATAGCAGCTGAATTGCTTGGAGCGATCCTAGCAAGCGGAACAGTGAGACTAGTATTTAGTGGGAAGCATCTTGAAGTTCAGTTCACAGGAACGTTGCCGAGTGGCTCAAACATCCAATCCTTCGTCATTGAATTCATTCTCACTTTTTTCCTTATGTTTGTCATTTGCGCCGTTGCTACCGATAGCAGAGCG GTTGGTACCTTGGCTGGAGTTGCAATCGGGTCTACCATACTAATTAATGTGCTGATTGCAGC GCAAGTGTCAGGAGCATCAATGAACCCAGCAAGGAGTCTAGGACCTGCATTTGTGCACCATGAATACAGAGGAATATGGATATACTTGTTGTCACCCACCATTGGAGCTGTGGCGGGTGCATGGGTCTACAACATACTtagggagaagaaggagaagcccATCATTCACCTCACCAAGAATGCCTCTTTCAACTGA